The following coding sequences are from one Nodosilinea sp. FACHB-141 window:
- a CDS encoding 3'(2'),5'-bisphosphate nucleotidase — protein MPYDQEKQTAIAAVIQAAQLCEAVRQGLVPAAIEKNDKSPVTIADYGAQALICKALAEAFPNDPVVGEEDTTDLRQPETAHVLTAVTEQVQQTIPSATDSDVLNWIDHGNGTVASRYWTLDPIDGTKGFLRGDQYAIALALVVDGDIKVGVLGCPFLSFDGAETGLLFAAVRGEGTVMMPIAGGNPQRLRVTAADDVDRLRLVESVESGHGDLSQQAQVAQAVGITAPSIRMDSQAKYAAVAAGQAALYLRLPSPKTPDYREKIWDHAAGVLVVEEAGGRVTDMHGKPLDFASAARFPNNPGVVASNGAIHNAVIQALN, from the coding sequence ATGCCCTACGACCAGGAAAAACAAACCGCGATCGCCGCCGTCATCCAAGCCGCCCAGCTCTGCGAAGCCGTGCGCCAGGGTCTCGTCCCCGCCGCCATCGAAAAGAATGACAAAAGCCCCGTCACCATCGCCGATTATGGGGCTCAGGCCTTGATTTGTAAGGCCCTGGCCGAAGCCTTCCCCAACGACCCGGTGGTCGGCGAAGAAGACACCACTGACCTGCGCCAGCCCGAAACCGCCCACGTTCTCACCGCCGTTACCGAACAGGTGCAGCAGACCATTCCCAGTGCCACCGACAGCGATGTACTAAACTGGATTGACCACGGCAACGGCACCGTCGCCTCCCGCTACTGGACCCTCGACCCGATCGACGGCACCAAGGGCTTTTTGCGCGGCGACCAGTATGCGATCGCTCTAGCTCTGGTCGTTGATGGCGATATCAAAGTGGGTGTGCTCGGCTGCCCCTTCCTCAGCTTTGACGGTGCTGAAACCGGGCTACTCTTCGCCGCCGTGCGTGGTGAAGGCACCGTGATGATGCCCATAGCGGGCGGTAATCCCCAGCGACTGAGGGTTACCGCTGCCGACGATGTTGACCGCCTGCGCCTGGTCGAAAGTGTCGAGTCGGGCCATGGCGATCTCAGTCAGCAGGCCCAGGTGGCTCAAGCTGTGGGCATCACCGCCCCCTCGATTCGCATGGATAGTCAGGCTAAGTACGCCGCCGTAGCAGCAGGGCAGGCTGCCCTCTACCTGCGCTTGCCGTCTCCCAAAACCCCCGACTACCGGGAAAAAATCTGGGATCACGCCGCTGGGGTGTTGGTGGTCGAAGAAGCCGGAGGCCGCGTCACCGACATGCACGGCAAGCCCCTAGACTTTGCTAGTGCTGCCCGCTTCCCCAACAACCCCGGCGTCGTCGCCAGCAATGGCGCGATCCACAACGCGGTGATCCAAGCCCTCAACTGA
- a CDS encoding GTP-binding protein: MPANDPLPTSPNPDITWEEVEAELGELVATVQGAPLALPAADPATWEAVEQELGDLVLDFQDLQDDLNYRRAQEALGGLVQRLNLTPREQAGVEEALQNLRGLKDKLENTVVHIAAFGLVGRGKSSLLNALMGQDVFATGVTHGVTQVVEGSAWAVNREALAPDLPDLLRVSLKSVGQSRIELIDTPGLDEVDGEDRADLARRIAAQVDLILFVVAGDITRVEYEALKVLRQASKPMLLVFNKIDQFPEADRQTLYETLRDRRLQDLISPDEIVMAAASPLAVQAVAQPNGETTYKTVRAQPQVDDLKLKILDILHREGKALVALNTLMYAEGISAEILERKRQICDRIADDTIWNATMIKAVAVALNPITVADLIGGTVVDVMLILNLSRLYGLPMTRPAALKLLQQIALGLGGITISELVITLGLSSLKGMLGVSAIATGGLAIAPYIPVALAQGGVAGLATYGIGQITKTYLTNGATWGPNGPKAVIGEILDGLDETSILNRIKAELRAKITS; the protein is encoded by the coding sequence ATGCCCGCTAACGACCCCTTGCCCACTTCCCCAAACCCAGACATTACCTGGGAAGAGGTTGAGGCCGAACTAGGGGAACTCGTCGCTACCGTGCAGGGTGCTCCCCTAGCGCTCCCTGCCGCTGACCCCGCCACCTGGGAGGCCGTAGAGCAAGAGTTGGGCGATCTGGTGCTCGACTTTCAAGACCTGCAAGACGATCTCAACTACCGCCGCGCCCAGGAAGCTCTGGGTGGCTTAGTACAGCGCCTCAACCTCACCCCCCGCGAGCAGGCCGGTGTCGAAGAAGCCCTACAAAACCTGCGCGGTCTAAAGGACAAGCTCGAGAATACGGTGGTGCATATCGCCGCCTTTGGCCTAGTAGGGCGAGGCAAATCGTCGCTGCTCAATGCCCTAATGGGGCAGGATGTGTTTGCCACTGGCGTCACCCACGGCGTCACTCAGGTGGTCGAAGGCAGCGCCTGGGCCGTCAACCGAGAAGCTCTCGCTCCTGACTTGCCCGACCTGCTGCGAGTTTCACTCAAAAGCGTTGGCCAGTCGCGCATCGAGCTGATCGACACTCCCGGTCTCGATGAGGTGGATGGCGAAGACCGCGCCGACTTGGCCCGCCGCATTGCCGCCCAGGTTGATTTGATTCTATTTGTGGTTGCGGGCGACATTACCCGCGTTGAGTATGAGGCGCTAAAAGTCCTGCGCCAGGCTAGTAAGCCCATGCTGCTGGTGTTCAACAAAATCGATCAGTTCCCCGAGGCCGATCGCCAGACCCTCTACGAAACCCTGCGCGATCGCCGCCTCCAAGACCTGATCTCCCCCGATGAAATTGTTATGGCGGCGGCTTCCCCCTTAGCGGTGCAGGCTGTTGCCCAACCTAATGGCGAAACGACCTACAAAACCGTGCGCGCCCAGCCCCAGGTCGATGATCTCAAGCTCAAAATTCTCGACATTCTGCACCGCGAAGGCAAGGCCCTGGTGGCCCTTAACACCCTGATGTATGCCGAAGGCATCAGCGCCGAAATTCTAGAGCGCAAGCGGCAGATCTGCGATCGCATTGCCGACGACACCATCTGGAACGCCACCATGATCAAAGCCGTCGCTGTCGCCCTCAATCCGATCACCGTGGCGGATCTGATTGGCGGCACCGTCGTTGATGTCATGCTGATTCTCAATTTGTCACGGCTCTACGGCCTGCCTATGACCCGCCCCGCCGCCCTCAAGCTGCTCCAGCAGATTGCCCTGGGTCTGGGCGGCATTACGATTAGCGAGTTGGTGATCACGTTGGGGCTCAGCTCACTTAAGGGCATGCTAGGGGTGTCAGCGATTGCGACGGGCGGCTTGGCGATCGCCCCCTATATTCCCGTAGCTCTGGCCCAGGGCGGCGTTGCCGGCTTGGCCACCTACGGCATTGGTCAGATCACCAAAACCTACCTTACCAACGGTGCCACCTGGGGACCTAACGGCCCCAAAGCCGTGATTGGCGAAATTCTCGACGGCCTCGACGAGACTTCGATCTTAAACCGCATCAAAGCCGAACTCAGGGCCAAGATCACCTCGTAG
- a CDS encoding PfkB family carbohydrate kinase: MATGFFVGLITLDCIYRVDHVPSSDEKIVAEESLLVAGGPATNAAIAFAALGNRARLAGALGQHPLADLIRADLATCDIEVVDLTPQLRSPPPLSTILVTAATGDRAVVSRNAVGRQATHATIPDLLTDVDIVLIDGHQMAASHTVTIAAQSSAIPIVIDAGSWKPGFDSVLPLATSVIAAAKFQLPGQADTLAALSALGIAEVATTHGPSPVQFRDRDTVGTLPVPQVPVQDTLGAGDIFHGAFCHYRLQVPFPDALTHAAQIAAQSCRHFGPRTWIENAPHQL; the protein is encoded by the coding sequence GTGGCCACTGGATTTTTTGTGGGGCTGATCACCCTCGACTGCATTTACCGCGTCGATCACGTGCCCAGCAGCGATGAGAAAATTGTCGCTGAGGAGAGTTTGCTGGTGGCGGGCGGGCCAGCTACCAACGCCGCGATCGCCTTTGCTGCCCTAGGGAATCGAGCCAGGCTAGCCGGTGCCCTGGGCCAGCATCCCTTAGCCGATCTCATTCGAGCCGATTTAGCGACCTGCGATATCGAGGTGGTAGATCTCACCCCCCAGCTGCGATCGCCACCGCCGCTCTCAACGATTCTCGTTACCGCTGCTACAGGCGATCGCGCTGTAGTCTCCCGCAATGCCGTCGGCCGACAGGCCACGCATGCAACCATCCCAGACTTACTCACCGATGTCGATATCGTACTGATCGACGGCCACCAGATGGCCGCCAGTCACACCGTCACGATCGCCGCCCAGTCCTCAGCTATCCCTATCGTCATCGACGCCGGCAGCTGGAAACCCGGCTTCGACAGCGTCCTACCCCTCGCCACCAGCGTCATCGCCGCCGCCAAATTTCAGCTGCCGGGCCAGGCCGACACCCTAGCAGCCCTCAGCGCCCTAGGCATTGCCGAAGTCGCCACCACCCACGGCCCCAGCCCCGTCCAATTTCGCGATCGCGACACCGTTGGCACTTTACCCGTTCCCCAAGTCCCCGTCCAAGACACCCTAGGAGCCGGAGACATTTTCCACGGAGCCTTTTGCCACTACCGCCTACAAGTTCCCTTTCCTGACGCCCTCACTCACGCCGCCCAAATCGCCGCCCAAAGCTGCCGACACTTCGGCCCCCGCACCTGGATCGAGAATGCACCCCACCAGCTATAG